A region of the Desulfobacterales bacterium genome:
CTGTAAGGAATGTTCTTCTTCCGATACTTGATTTAAGAACTATTTTAGGAGCTCCACAAATTGATGCTGAGGATCAGCGTATTCTTGTCGTAGAAGTTGGAAGTTTAACAGTTGGTCTGCTTGTTGACAGAGTTAATGAAGTTTTAAGGATGCCTCTGTCTGTAATAGATGATACTCCTCAGATAGTTTCAAGGGGAAAGGAACTTCGTTCTGTAGCAAGGCTTGATGATGGAAAAAGATTAATTCTGATACTCGATGAAAAAGGACTGATTGATCTTCAAGAAGTTGATGCATTAATGGGAGGCAAAACTTCAAAAAAAGAAGCAAAACAAGGTGTTGTAACTGATGATAAAAAAACTTCTGATATTGAAGAAAAGCAGCTTGTAACATTTAAACTTGGTGATGAAGAATATGGTTTTCAAATTACCCAAGTTCAAGAAATAAATCGATTAAGTGATGTTACAAGAGTTCCAAAAGCTCCAGAATTTGTTGCAGGAGTTACAAACCTTAGAGGTCAAGTTGTTCCTCTTATTAACCTTAGAAAAATGTTTTTAATGCCCGAAAAAAATGCAGATGATAGAACACGCATAATTATTGTTGAGCTTGGAGGTAATCGCACCGGCATAATTGTGGATCAGGTTAATGAAGTATTAAGGCTTTATGCAAGCGATATAGAAGAAACTCCTAATATTGTAGGCGCTGGTGGTTCATTTTCATCTGAAGTTGATACAAGTGAATTTATTTCAGGTATATGCAAAGTTAATAAAGGCAATAGAATGATTCTATTACTTGATACTAATAATCTTTTATCCGCTTATGAGCGAAAAGTTATTGAAAATTTAAAATCAAAAAATAGCGGAGCATTTAATCGGGATGTTGAAGATTATGAATTAAAAGATTCAAATAAAAAATCGTCAAAAAAGAAGTCTGATCAAATGGTTATAGAAGAGTAGTTTTTTTGTTTGGTATCTCCATCTCTTTTATGGGATGGAGATTATCCATATTTTGTATAAGGTAATGTAACGAACGCGTTTATGAAACAAATTTTTGAAACTGAAGTTTATTCTAACTGGTTTGATAGGTTACGAGACAATAAAGCTAAAGCGGTTATTAATGCAAGGTTACGTCGTATAGAACTTGGAAATTTTGGCGATTTTAAATCTGTAGGTGAAGGGGTTTTGGAATTGCGTATTCAATTTGGTCCTGGTTACCGTATTTATATCACTCAGAGGGATTTTGAAGTAGTAATTTTGTTAGCTGGCGGTGATAAATCTACTCAATCAAAAGATATCAAAATGGCGATTGAACTATCCCGTAAGATTTAGGAGGAAAGTATGGGTGATTTTAAAATAAAAAAGTGGAATATAATTGATCATTTAAAAACTGAAGAAGATATGGCTAACTATCTCGAAGCCTGTTTTGAGGAAGAAGATCCTGAACTGATTGTAGCTGCTATTAGTGATATCGCATTAGCGAGAGGTATTCCTCAAACAGCACATGAAGTTGGGCTTTCTACCGAATGTTTATCTAAAGCTCTTTACGAAGGTAATCTTGAATTTGTAACAGTGATGAATGTTATTAAGTTAATGGGATTTAAATTACACGCTCAGCGATAAAGTAATAGGGAAAAAGCTCTATCATGAATAAAATCAAAGTCCTTATTGCCGATGATTCGGCTCTTATGAGACGGTCTTTAAAAGAAATACTTGAATCAGAAGGAAATATAGAAGTTATTGCTTCGGCAAGAGACGGAGTTGACGTATTAGAAAAAGCGGATCTTTATAATCCAGACGTCATTACCCTTGATATTAATATGCCTCGCATGGATGGAATTACTGCTTTAAAAAAACTTATAAGCAAAAAAATAGCTCCTGTTATTATGGTGTCATCCCTTACTCAAGCTGGAGCTGCAATTACTGTAAAAGCCCTTGAACTTGGAGCCTTTGATTATGTTTCAAAGCCAGGAGGAACTGTCAGTATTGATATGAGATCTGTTGCGACTGAACTTATTCGAAAAGTTGTTGCTGCTTCAAGTAATGACATTGTTAAGAGGCTTTCCAGAAAATCTGATAAGTCTATTATAAAAAGAACTGTTTATTCTCGAAAAAGTTCTTATTTAAAGTTTGGCTATAAGGCTGTAGCCATTGGTATTTCAACAGGTGGGCCAAAAACTATATTTGACGTTTTGCCTTACTTGCCTGCTTCTTTAAACGCAGCGATTTTTCTTGTTCAGCATATAGCCGCGAGTTTCACTGAAACTTTTGCAAATCGTATTAATGTGTCTTGTAAAATGAAGTGTGTAGAAGCAAGAGCTGGAATGGATGTTGAGCCAGGAACTATTTATCTTGGCAGAGGAGGTTACCACATGACTGTAGTTGAAAAAGCAAACCGCCAAGTTGTTATTAGAACTCCAAAAAGACCTGACCATCTTTTTATTCCTTCGGTAGATGTTATGATGGACTCAGTTGTTGGTGTTTATGGGGCTGACACTGTAGGTGTCTTAATGACAGGGATGGGAGATGATGGAGCTAATTCAATGGTAAAAATAGTCAAGTCAGGTGGCTTTACTATAGCCGAAAGTGAAGAAAGTGCTGTAGTATGGGGTATGCCTGGTGAAGCTGTTGCAAGGGGAGGTGCTCGTGTTGTTCTTCCGAGTTGGGAAGTAGCAAATGCTATTATAGGACAAT
Encoded here:
- a CDS encoding chemotaxis protein CheW — its product is MAQIPKTDNSSDRLKSNIDERQLVCFKLAEEEFGVDINTVREIVRVPEITYIPRAPQYVRGIANLRGNVLPVIDGRLRFSLPEAELTESKRALILEVGGSVTGIVVDDVTEVLRISKADEDLPPSVTQAGVDKSFLSGVVKLNNGKRLILTIKPDEVLNIDVSKRKETGQLSGGLKNKSEEASSLSSDINERQFVSFTVGEEEYAFDIGVVKEILRLLEVTSIPNAPHYIRGLITVRNVLLPILDLRTILGAPQIDAEDQRILVVEVGSLTVGLLVDRVNEVLRMPLSVIDDTPQIVSRGKELRSVARLDDGKRLILILDEKGLIDLQEVDALMGGKTSKKEAKQGVVTDDKKTSDIEEKQLVTFKLGDEEYGFQITQVQEINRLSDVTRVPKAPEFVAGVTNLRGQVVPLINLRKMFLMPEKNADDRTRIIIVELGGNRTGIIVDQVNEVLRLYASDIEETPNIVGAGGSFSSEVDTSEFISGICKVNKGNRMILLLDTNNLLSAYERKVIENLKSKNSGAFNRDVEDYELKDSNKKSSKKKSDQMVIEE
- a CDS encoding type II toxin-antitoxin system RelE/ParE family toxin, translating into MKQIFETEVYSNWFDRLRDNKAKAVINARLRRIELGNFGDFKSVGEGVLELRIQFGPGYRIYITQRDFEVVILLAGGDKSTQSKDIKMAIELSRKI
- a CDS encoding putative addiction module antidote protein, encoding MGDFKIKKWNIIDHLKTEEDMANYLEACFEEEDPELIVAAISDIALARGIPQTAHEVGLSTECLSKALYEGNLEFVTVMNVIKLMGFKLHAQR
- a CDS encoding chemotaxis response regulator protein-glutamate methylesterase → MNKIKVLIADDSALMRRSLKEILESEGNIEVIASARDGVDVLEKADLYNPDVITLDINMPRMDGITALKKLISKKIAPVIMVSSLTQAGAAITVKALELGAFDYVSKPGGTVSIDMRSVATELIRKVVAASSNDIVKRLSRKSDKSIIKRTVYSRKSSYLKFGYKAVAIGISTGGPKTIFDVLPYLPASLNAAIFLVQHIAASFTETFANRINVSCKMKCVEARAGMDVEPGTIYLGRGGYHMTVVEKANRQVVIRTPKRPDHLFIPSVDVMMDSVVGVYGADTVGVLMTGMGDDGANSMVKIVKSGGFTIAESEESAVVWGMPGEAVARGGARVVLPSWEVANAIIGQC